The following DNA comes from Amycolatopsis albispora.
GGCGTCGCCACCCCCACCGAGGCGTTCACCGCGATCGCCGCGGGCGCCCGTCACCTCAAGCTCTTCCCGGCCGGTGCGGTCGGGACCGGCGGAGCCGCGGCCTGGCGTGCCGTGCTCCCGCCGGACGTCGGACTCCTGCCGGTGGGCGGGGTCGACGGAACCAACCTGGCCGCGTGGGCCGCCGTCGACGGCGTGGTGGGCGCGGGGCTCGGCTCCTGCCTCTACCGGCCGGGCGACACCGCCGAAGTGGTCGGTGCCCGAGCCGGTGAACTCCGCCGGATCTGGGACGGAACGTCGCAGTAGTAAGGGAAACCATGAAGATCACGTCAATGACGACATTCCAGGTGCCGCCCCGCTGGTGCTTCTTGAAGATCGAGACCGACGCGGGGATCACCGGCTGGGGCGAGCCGGTGCTGGAGGGCAGGGCCGAGTCGGTGGCCGCGACGGTGGCCGAGCTGTCGGACTACCTGATCGGCCAGGACCCGGCCCGCATCGAGGACATCTGGACCGTGCTCTACCGCGGCGGGTTCTATCGCGGCGGCGGCATCCACATGAGCGCGCTGGCCGGGATCGACCAGGCGCTGTGGGACATCAAGGGCAAGTCGCTGGGCGTGCCGGTGCACGAGCTGCTCGGCGGCCGGGTGCGCGACCGGATCAAGGTGTACTCCTGGATCGGCGGCGACCGCCCGGCCGAGACCGCCCGCGCCGCCCGTGACGTGGTGGACCGGGGGTTCACCGCGGTCAAGATGAACGGCACCGAGGAACTGTCCTATCTGGACAGCTGGGCCAAGGTGGACCGCTGTGTGGCCAATGTGGACGCGGTGCGCCAGGCGGTGGGCGCGGACGTCGGCATCGGCGTGGACTTCCACGGCCGCGTGCACAAGCCGATGGCCAAGGTGCTGCTGCGCGAGCTGGAGCCGTACCGGCTGATGTTCGTCGAGGAGCCGGTGCTGTCCGAGCACGTCGAGGACTTCGCCGAGGTGCTGCGGAACTCGCCGATCCCGATCGCGCTCGGCGAGCGGCTGTATTCGCGCTGGGACTTCAAGTCCGTGCTGGCCTCCGGGGCGGTGGACATCATCCAGCCCGACCCGTCGCACTGCGGTGGCATCACCGAGGCGCGCAAGATCGCGCACCTGGCCGAGGCACACGACGTCGGCCTGGCGCTGCACTGCCCGCTCGGCCCGATCGCGCTCGCCGCCTGCCTGCAGATCGACGCCGGTTGTTACAACGCGACGATCCAGGAGCAGAGCCTGGGCATCCACTACAACACCAGCAACGACCTGCTCGACTACCTGGTGGACCCGTCGGTGTTCACCTACCGCGACGGGCAGGTCGACATTCCCGGCGGCCCCGGGCTCGGCATCGAGATCAACGAGGAGTACGTCACCGAGCGCGCCGCGGAAGGGCACCGCTGGCGCAATCCGGTGTGGCGGCACGCCGACGGCTCGTTCGCGGAGTGGTGAGCGGCATGACGCAGACAACAACCGCGGGCGCCGGGCTGTCCACAACGGCCTCCCGCATCCGGGTGCTGGTCGCGGTGATGCTCTTCGTCACCGTGGTGATCAACTACCTGGACCGCTCGAACCTGTCGATCGCCATGCCCGCGATCGCCGGTGAACTGGACCTTTCCAAGGCGCAGCAGGGATTGCTGCTGTCGGCCTTCGGCTGGACCTATGCCGCGCTGCAGATTCCCGGCGGGTGGCTGGTCGACCGGGTGCCGCCGCGGGTGCTGTACCCGGTGTGCCTGGTGCTCTGGTCGCTGGCGACCTTCTTCATGGGCATCATCGGCGGTTTTGCCGCGCTGATCGTGCTGCGGCTGATGGTCGGCGTGTTCGAGGCGCCCGCGTACCCGATCAACAGCAAGATCGCCACCGTGTGGTTCCCCGAGCGGGAACGCGCCACCACCATCGGGTTCTACACCTCCGGCCAGTTCATCGGGCTGGCGCTGCTGACACCGGTGCTGTCCTGGCTGCAGTCGGTGCTTTCGTGGCACTGGGTGTTCGTCAGCACCGGCCTGGTCGGCATCCTGTGGGCGGTGATCTGGTACGCCTGGTACCGGGAACCGCGTGATTCGCGGGCGAACGACGCCGAGGTGGAGCTGATCAAGTC
Coding sequences within:
- a CDS encoding 2-dehydro-3-deoxy-6-phosphogalactonate aldolase encodes the protein MTGLIAILRGVTPAEVAGIGHALADAGITGIEVPLNSPEPFTSVRLLADALGDRCEIGAGTVLTAEDAGRAQEAGARMIVAPNCDPAVIRAAVELGMTPYPGVATPTEAFTAIAAGARHLKLFPAGAVGTGGAAAWRAVLPPDVGLLPVGGVDGTNLAAWAAVDGVVGAGLGSCLYRPGDTAEVVGARAGELRRIWDGTSQ
- the dgoD gene encoding galactonate dehydratase, translating into MKITSMTTFQVPPRWCFLKIETDAGITGWGEPVLEGRAESVAATVAELSDYLIGQDPARIEDIWTVLYRGGFYRGGGIHMSALAGIDQALWDIKGKSLGVPVHELLGGRVRDRIKVYSWIGGDRPAETARAARDVVDRGFTAVKMNGTEELSYLDSWAKVDRCVANVDAVRQAVGADVGIGVDFHGRVHKPMAKVLLRELEPYRLMFVEEPVLSEHVEDFAEVLRNSPIPIALGERLYSRWDFKSVLASGAVDIIQPDPSHCGGITEARKIAHLAEAHDVGLALHCPLGPIALAACLQIDAGCYNATIQEQSLGIHYNTSNDLLDYLVDPSVFTYRDGQVDIPGGPGLGIEINEEYVTERAAEGHRWRNPVWRHADGSFAEW